The proteins below are encoded in one region of Roseovarius bejariae:
- a CDS encoding shikimate dehydrogenase, protein MSENRIPLAGVIGSPIAHSKSPQLHGHWLKTYGLRGHYIPMDVSTDNLGQVLDALPKMGFVGVNITVPHKEKVMEFADLVTDRATLIGAANTLTFQKDGKLRADNTDGYGFFENLRQNAPNWNVKAGPAAVLGAGGAARAVIASLLDAGVPHILLSNRTRVRAEALQSEFGKRIEVVEWVQAGNMLEEATTVVNTTSLGMLGKPPLRVPLDGLRKDAVVTDLVYAPLKTHLLAEAEKMGCTTVDGLGMLLHQAVPAFERWFGVRPEVDSATRAAALR, encoded by the coding sequence ATGAGTGAAAACCGCATTCCCCTTGCCGGTGTCATCGGGTCGCCGATTGCACATTCAAAATCCCCACAACTTCACGGGCATTGGCTCAAGACTTATGGTCTGAGAGGGCATTATATTCCGATGGATGTCAGTACAGACAACCTTGGTCAGGTCTTGGATGCGTTGCCGAAAATGGGATTTGTCGGTGTCAACATAACGGTTCCGCACAAAGAAAAGGTTATGGAATTTGCGGATCTGGTGACGGATCGTGCAACGCTCATCGGGGCGGCGAATACCCTGACCTTTCAAAAAGACGGGAAGCTTCGCGCCGACAATACGGATGGCTATGGCTTCTTTGAAAACCTCCGACAGAATGCACCGAACTGGAACGTGAAGGCGGGCCCAGCTGCGGTTTTGGGGGCTGGCGGTGCGGCGCGTGCGGTGATTGCATCGCTTCTTGATGCGGGTGTCCCACATATCCTTCTGTCGAACCGGACTCGTGTACGCGCCGAGGCGCTGCAATCCGAGTTCGGCAAGCGGATCGAAGTCGTGGAGTGGGTTCAGGCCGGGAACATGCTGGAGGAGGCGACGACGGTGGTGAATACCACCTCTCTTGGTATGCTTGGAAAACCGCCCCTTCGGGTGCCATTGGATGGATTGCGCAAAGATGCTGTCGTGACCGATCTGGTTTATGCGCCGCTGAAAACCCATCTTTTGGCCGAGGCCGAAAAGATGGGATGTACCACGGTCGATGGGCTTGGAATGCTTTTGCATCAGGCCGTGCCGGCATTCGAGCGTTGGTTTGGCGTCCGCCCCGAAGTGGATAGCGCCACACGCGCCGCGGCATTGAGATGA
- the rho gene encoding transcription termination factor Rho: MSDDRLNLSDLKARSAKDLLAMAEELEIENASTMRKGEMMFQILRERADEGWTVYGDGVLEVLQDGFGFLRSSEANYLPGPDDIYVSPDTIRQHSLRTGDTVEGQIKAPDDNERYFVLTSVTQINYEDPERARHKIAFDNLTPLYPDERLKMEVDDPTIKDRSARVIDLVAPIGKGQRSLIVAPPRTGKTVILQNIASSIEKNHPECYLIVLLIDERPEEVTDMKRSVKGEVISSTFDEPAARHVAVAEMVIEKAKRLVEHKRDVVILLDSITRLGRAYNTTVPSSGKVLTGGVDANALQRPKRFFGAARNIEEGGSLTIVSTALIDTGSRMDEVIFEEFKGTGNSELVLDRKIADKRVFPAIDILKSGTRKEDLLIDKVDLQKTYVLRRILNPMGTTDAIEFLLSKLKQTKTNAEFFDSMNT; this comes from the coding sequence ATGTCCGATGATCGTCTGAACCTGTCCGATCTCAAGGCGCGTAGCGCCAAAGACCTGCTTGCCATGGCCGAGGAGCTTGAGATCGAGAACGCCTCGACCATGCGCAAGGGTGAGATGATGTTCCAGATCCTTCGTGAGCGCGCTGACGAGGGATGGACAGTCTATGGCGACGGTGTTCTTGAAGTCCTGCAAGATGGGTTCGGGTTCCTGCGGTCGTCCGAGGCGAACTACCTGCCCGGTCCGGATGACATCTATGTTTCTCCTGATACGATCCGTCAGCACTCATTGCGCACTGGCGATACCGTCGAAGGGCAAATCAAGGCACCGGACGATAACGAGCGGTATTTCGTGCTCACTTCGGTCACTCAGATCAACTATGAAGATCCCGAGCGCGCACGCCATAAGATCGCTTTCGACAACCTGACGCCCCTTTACCCCGACGAGCGCCTGAAAATGGAGGTCGACGATCCGACGATCAAGGATCGCTCGGCGCGTGTGATCGATCTTGTGGCGCCTATCGGGAAAGGTCAGCGGTCCTTGATCGTGGCGCCGCCGCGGACAGGTAAAACCGTCATCTTGCAGAACATCGCCAGCAGCATCGAGAAAAACCACCCCGAGTGTTACCTGATCGTCCTGCTGATCGACGAACGCCCCGAAGAGGTGACGGACATGAAGCGCAGCGTGAAGGGCGAAGTCATCAGCTCGACCTTCGATGAACCCGCCGCGCGGCACGTGGCCGTGGCCGAGATGGTCATCGAGAAAGCCAAGCGTTTGGTCGAACATAAACGAGATGTTGTTATCCTGCTCGACTCAATCACAAGACTTGGTAGGGCTTACAACACAACCGTGCCTTCCTCGGGGAAGGTCCTGACGGGTGGTGTGGATGCGAACGCGCTGCAACGCCCCAAGCGGTTCTTCGGTGCGGCGCGGAATATCGAGGAAGGCGGGTCGCTCACCATCGTTTCGACTGCCCTGATCGATACCGGCAGCCGGATGGATGAAGTGATCTTCGAAGAATTCAAGGGCACGGGTAACTCCGAACTGGTCCTTGATCGCAAGATCGCGGATAAGCGCGTCTTCCCGGCCATCGACATCCTCAAGTCGGGCACCCGGAAAGAGGATCTTCTTATCGATAAGGTGGACCTGCAGAAAACCTATGTCCTGCGCCGAATCCTGAACCCGATGGGCACCACTGATGCCATCGAGTTCCTGTTGTCGAAGCTCAAGCAGACCAAGACAAACGCCGAATTCTTCGATTCAATGAATACCTAA
- the pssA gene encoding CDP-diacylglycerol--serine O-phosphatidyltransferase, whose translation MSDYRDKPESLSPFVRVLPNAVTLAAICAGLTAMRSAIQDHHTAAVLLVLFAAVLDGLDGRLARRVGCDSELGAELDSLADAINFGVAPALILYFWALEGMGAFGWSTVLVFALCCVIRLARFNVSSRQDTSGECNVHFTGVPAPAGAFLALAPMFLSFSFADKPVLPGVVICLYMLFIGLLMISRIPTVSLKAFKISPENKAVLISGVILLIVSLVMFEWVTLVAIAAVYLAMVIKSMLTPGLHTEENE comes from the coding sequence ATGTCTGACTACCGCGACAAACCAGAATCCCTCTCTCCTTTTGTGAGGGTTCTGCCCAACGCCGTGACCTTGGCAGCTATTTGCGCAGGACTCACGGCAATGCGCTCCGCCATTCAGGATCATCATACAGCCGCCGTTCTCTTGGTCCTGTTCGCTGCTGTCCTCGACGGACTCGACGGGCGCCTCGCGCGCCGCGTGGGCTGTGATAGCGAACTTGGGGCCGAACTCGACTCTCTCGCCGATGCTATCAACTTTGGTGTGGCCCCGGCGCTGATCCTTTATTTCTGGGCACTCGAAGGCATGGGGGCCTTTGGCTGGAGCACGGTTTTGGTCTTTGCGCTTTGCTGCGTCATACGACTTGCCCGGTTCAATGTCTCATCCCGACAGGATACCTCGGGTGAGTGTAACGTTCATTTCACCGGCGTCCCGGCCCCCGCCGGTGCCTTCCTCGCGCTGGCTCCGATGTTCCTGTCCTTTTCCTTTGCCGACAAACCGGTTTTGCCCGGTGTCGTCATTTGCCTTTACATGCTGTTCATAGGCTTGCTCATGATCAGCCGCATACCGACCGTTTCATTGAAGGCGTTTAAAATCTCACCCGAAAACAAGGCTGTTTTGATCTCGGGTGTCATCCTCCTGATAGTTTCGCTGGTTATGTTTGAGTGGGTAACGCTTGTAGCGATCGCGGCGGTCTATTTGGCCATGGTGATCAAATCCATGCTGACACCCGGATTGCACACCGAAGAAAACGAGTAA
- a CDS encoding class I SAM-dependent methyltransferase, which yields MDLKAIESSYARWAPVYDATFGRITNAGRRRAVSLINQKPATVLEVGVGTGLALPHYAPECQVTGIDFSEDMLKKARRRVAEHDLSHVTALRPMDARHLDFPDNSFETVAAMHVLSVVPEPERVMAEIARVCAPGGRVIITNHFVREKGFMAFLEKVAAPFANVLGWHSDFRIDTVLRDDLDVTQKKSLPPVGMMTFLVMEKPRPS from the coding sequence ATGGATCTCAAGGCGATTGAATCGTCCTATGCCCGGTGGGCGCCGGTATATGATGCGACTTTTGGGCGTATCACCAATGCCGGTCGCCGTCGCGCCGTGTCCCTGATCAACCAAAAACCCGCGACTGTCTTGGAGGTGGGCGTCGGCACCGGCCTCGCGCTGCCGCATTACGCACCGGAATGCCAAGTGACCGGCATCGACTTCAGCGAGGACATGCTGAAAAAGGCCCGTCGCCGCGTCGCTGAACATGATCTGTCTCACGTCACGGCGCTGCGCCCGATGGATGCACGCCACCTCGATTTTCCGGACAACAGTTTCGAGACGGTGGCCGCAATGCATGTGCTTTCCGTCGTGCCGGAACCCGAGCGCGTCATGGCAGAAATCGCCCGCGTCTGTGCGCCGGGTGGGCGGGTGATCATCACCAACCATTTCGTCCGCGAAAAGGGTTTCATGGCCTTCCTTGAAAAGGTCGCCGCGCCCTTTGCCAACGTGCTTGGCTGGCACTCGGATTTCCGGATCGACACTGTCTTGCGGGACGATCTTGACGTGACCCAGAAAAAATCGCTGCCGCCGGTGGGCATGATGACCTTCCTCGTCATGGAAAAGCCGCGCCCGTCCTAA
- a CDS encoding Tim44/TimA family putative adaptor protein, giving the protein MNSPIIQLLVLAGIAIFLILRLKSVLGTRDGFEGSPQDGRRESPSDTRRQDFEVIEGGPDYDIIDNVPEGSDSAQALAEMKRVEPSFGVGEFLQGARGAYEMILMAFENAKLEEVAPFLSEDVFEAFAQVVDTREEQGLSVEAEFIGVRETVLKEARFDTETRRAELTVRFVGELVSVVRDKDGEIIEGKPGQPKRQKDSWTFERIMGADDPNWRLVATGE; this is encoded by the coding sequence ATGAATTCGCCCATCATTCAGCTTCTGGTACTGGCTGGTATCGCGATTTTTCTCATTCTGAGGCTGAAAAGCGTCTTGGGAACGCGTGACGGTTTCGAAGGATCACCGCAGGATGGACGCCGCGAAAGCCCATCCGACACACGTCGTCAGGACTTCGAGGTGATCGAAGGCGGCCCGGATTACGACATCATCGACAACGTCCCCGAAGGGTCGGACAGTGCCCAGGCCCTGGCCGAGATGAAGCGGGTCGAGCCGTCTTTTGGTGTCGGTGAATTCCTGCAAGGTGCTCGTGGTGCCTATGAGATGATCTTGATGGCCTTTGAGAATGCAAAGCTGGAAGAGGTTGCGCCCTTCCTTTCGGAAGATGTTTTCGAAGCCTTCGCACAGGTTGTGGATACCCGCGAGGAACAAGGCCTGTCCGTTGAGGCCGAGTTTATCGGCGTGCGGGAAACCGTGCTGAAGGAGGCCAGATTTGATACCGAAACGCGCCGTGCCGAATTGACCGTACGTTTTGTAGGTGAGCTTGTTTCCGTTGTACGGGACAAGGATGGTGAGATTATCGAGGGCAAGCCGGGACAGCCCAAGCGCCAGAAGGACAGCTGGACTTTCGAGCGCATCATGGGAGCGGACGATCCCAATTGGCGGCTTGTTGCCACGGGCGAATGA
- the dnaQ gene encoding DNA polymerase III subunit epsilon, giving the protein MREIVLDTETTGFDPEQGDRIVEIGAIELYNHMPTGRTFHEYINPKRGMPQDAFDIHGIGPDLLDTPRPPKDGEVTLKDKPLFDQVAQAFVDFVADAKLVIHNAAFDMKFLNAELRWLSFPQLPWEQAVDTLAIARRKFPGSPASLDALCRRFNIDNSSRTLHGALLDSEILAEVYLELIGGRQPDFALNVSSNAGSEQASSAESAWRPQPRPTPLASRLTEKETAAHAEFVEAMGDGALWKKLG; this is encoded by the coding sequence ATGCGTGAGATCGTTCTGGATACCGAAACCACGGGGTTCGACCCCGAACAAGGCGACCGGATTGTCGAAATCGGGGCGATTGAGCTTTATAATCATATGCCCACGGGGCGGACGTTTCATGAATACATCAACCCGAAACGCGGGATGCCGCAGGACGCGTTTGATATTCATGGGATCGGGCCCGACCTTTTGGATACGCCGCGCCCTCCAAAAGATGGCGAAGTCACCCTGAAAGACAAACCACTTTTCGATCAGGTCGCCCAGGCGTTTGTGGATTTCGTGGCCGATGCGAAGCTGGTCATTCACAATGCGGCCTTCGACATGAAATTCCTGAACGCCGAATTGAGATGGCTGAGTTTCCCGCAGCTTCCGTGGGAACAGGCCGTGGATACTCTGGCGATTGCACGAAGGAAATTCCCGGGGTCTCCGGCATCCTTGGATGCATTGTGCCGACGGTTCAATATCGACAACTCTTCCCGGACGTTACACGGGGCCTTGCTCGACTCCGAGATTCTGGCCGAGGTTTATCTGGAACTGATTGGAGGACGGCAGCCTGACTTTGCGCTGAACGTGTCGTCGAATGCGGGATCGGAGCAGGCCAGTAGCGCGGAGTCTGCGTGGCGCCCGCAACCCCGGCCAACGCCGCTGGCGTCACGCCTGACCGAAAAAGAAACCGCCGCCCATGCCGAATTTGTCGAGGCAATGGGCGACGGTGCGCTTTGGAAGAAACTGGGCTGA
- a CDS encoding Maf family protein, with the protein MTQQIILASGSDIRATLLRNAGVDYDVSVPRVDEVMVRDALLSDGTPARDIADALAELKAQKVSAKYPGALVIGCDQVLSFEKTLLSKPTTPDDAREQLKKLRGNRHELLSAAVICEGGKPVWRHIGIVRMAMRDFSDDYLDAYLERNWDSIRHSVGGYKLEEEGVRLFTQVQGDYFTVLGLPLLELLNYLTVRGDLPA; encoded by the coding sequence ATGACACAGCAAATCATCTTGGCGTCAGGCTCGGACATCCGGGCGACCCTCTTGCGAAATGCAGGGGTGGATTATGATGTCAGCGTTCCGCGTGTTGATGAGGTGATGGTGCGGGATGCCCTTTTGTCGGATGGTACGCCTGCGCGGGACATTGCAGATGCCCTTGCCGAACTTAAAGCGCAGAAAGTCAGTGCAAAATACCCTGGGGCGCTTGTCATAGGCTGTGATCAGGTTTTGAGCTTTGAAAAGACGCTTTTATCAAAACCCACGACGCCGGATGATGCGCGTGAGCAGCTAAAGAAACTCCGCGGGAACCGGCATGAGCTTTTATCCGCGGCCGTGATCTGTGAGGGTGGTAAGCCGGTATGGCGACACATCGGGATCGTTCGGATGGCGATGCGGGATTTCTCGGACGATTATCTTGATGCATACCTTGAGCGTAACTGGGATAGCATTCGGCACTCTGTTGGTGGCTATAAGCTTGAGGAAGAGGGCGTTCGGCTTTTTACTCAGGTGCAGGGCGATTATTTTACGGTTCTCGGGCTGCCCTTGCTGGAGCTTTTGAACTACCTGACGGTAAGAGGAGATCTTCCTGCATGA
- the hemJ gene encoding protoporphyrinogen oxidase HemJ produces MTDFLITLYPWNKAIHIMAVISWMAGIFYLPRLYVYHTEQSQPGDSRDEVFQTMEDKLLRVIMTPAMIATWIFGLALVFTPGIVDWGAVWPYTKGASILAMTWFHHWLGMRRKDFASGSNTLTGRQYRMMNEVPTVLMVIIVLSVVVRF; encoded by the coding sequence ATGACTGATTTCCTGATCACGCTTTATCCATGGAACAAGGCCATACATATCATGGCTGTCATATCCTGGATGGCAGGAATCTTTTATCTGCCTCGCCTGTATGTCTACCATACCGAGCAATCCCAACCCGGGGACAGTCGCGATGAAGTTTTCCAAACTATGGAAGATAAGCTGCTTCGCGTGATCATGACACCGGCAATGATCGCAACATGGATCTTTGGGCTTGCCTTGGTCTTTACCCCCGGCATTGTCGATTGGGGTGCGGTCTGGCCCTATACCAAGGGGGCTTCGATCTTGGCGATGACTTGGTTTCACCATTGGCTTGGCATGCGGCGTAAAGATTTCGCATCGGGTTCGAACACTCTGACAGGCCGTCAATACCGGATGATGAACGAGGTTCCCACGGTTCTCATGGTTATCATCGTCCTGTCGGTTGTCGTTCGTTTCTGA
- a CDS encoding MFS transporter, whose translation MPILAFLRDNAPWLAAGVLLTFLSSFGQTFFISIFAGKIMEDFSLSHGQWGGIYTLGTTASAALMVWAGGLTDRFRVRALGTVILLMLMGACLFMALNPVWWLLPAVVFALRFTGQGMTSHIAVVAMSRWFIATRGKALSIATLGFAGGEALLPLIFVALMLTWDWRALWIMAALIAVVGIPVLLLLLRQERTPQSWAKSDQSLGMLSRHWTRKQTLRHFLFWFMVPALLGPAAFNTAFFFHQVHFAEVKGIAHVELVAMFPLYTGVSIASMVLSGWALDRLGTARLIPFMQLPMVAAFILFSIANGPITTLLGFVFLGITTGANTTLPNAFWAEFYGTGHIGSIKAMAAAIMVFGSAIGPGLTGLGIDLGLGIEAQYLLVAAYFVFTSVMMGIGISRARPDLSGAA comes from the coding sequence ATGCCGATTCTCGCCTTTCTTCGTGACAACGCACCATGGCTTGCCGCCGGGGTCCTGCTGACCTTCCTCAGCAGCTTTGGCCAGACATTCTTTATCTCGATCTTCGCGGGCAAGATCATGGAAGACTTCAGCCTCAGCCACGGCCAATGGGGTGGGATCTATACCTTGGGCACCACGGCTTCGGCTGCCCTCATGGTCTGGGCCGGGGGCCTGACCGACCGTTTCCGCGTCCGCGCCCTTGGCACCGTGATCCTGTTGATGCTGATGGGCGCCTGCCTCTTCATGGCACTGAATCCCGTATGGTGGCTCTTGCCCGCAGTGGTCTTTGCCCTGCGCTTTACCGGTCAGGGCATGACCAGCCACATCGCCGTTGTTGCCATGTCCCGCTGGTTCATCGCCACCCGGGGCAAGGCCCTGTCCATCGCGACGCTGGGGTTCGCCGGGGGTGAGGCCCTTTTACCGCTGATCTTCGTGGCCCTCATGCTGACATGGGATTGGCGGGCCTTGTGGATCATGGCGGCCCTCATTGCCGTCGTAGGGATTCCTGTGCTCTTGTTGCTTTTACGGCAGGAACGCACCCCGCAATCCTGGGCTAAATCGGACCAGTCCCTTGGCATGTTGTCCCGCCATTGGACCCGGAAACAGACGCTTCGTCATTTCCTCTTTTGGTTCATGGTCCCGGCCCTTTTGGGCCCTGCCGCCTTCAACACCGCCTTCTTTTTCCATCAGGTCCATTTTGCCGAGGTGAAAGGGATCGCGCATGTGGAACTGGTGGCCATGTTCCCGCTTTATACGGGCGTCAGCATCGCCTCTATGGTCCTGTCCGGCTGGGCGCTTGATCGTTTGGGCACCGCCCGCCTGATCCCCTTTATGCAACTGCCAATGGTCGCGGCCTTTATCCTGTTTTCCATCGCCAACGGGCCGATCACCACGCTTTTGGGCTTTGTTTTTCTCGGTATCACAACAGGCGCAAACACCACCCTGCCCAATGCCTTCTGGGCCGAGTTTTATGGCACGGGTCATATCGGTTCGATCAAAGCCATGGCAGCGGCAATCATGGTCTTCGGGTCGGCCATCGGTCCCGGCCTGACAGGGCTGGGCATCGACCTTGGCCTGGGGATCGAAGCACAATACCTGTTGGTCGCCGCTTATTTCGTCTTCACCTCCGTCATGATGGGCATCGGCATTAGCCGTGCCCGCCCCGACCTATCGGGCGCGGCGTAA
- the coaE gene encoding dephospho-CoA kinase (Dephospho-CoA kinase (CoaE) performs the final step in coenzyme A biosynthesis.) produces the protein MSFLLGLTGSIGMGKSTTARMFAEEGCAVWDADAAVHRLYARGGAAVAPMGAAFPEAVEDGGISRERLKEIIDRDPAALKAIEKIVHPLVAQDREAFIAGSETAIIVLDIPLLFENGYEKNVDAVACVTVSPNLQKQRVMERGTMSEEQFEDILSRQMPNEEKVAHSDFIIETDTLEHARAQVHDVVRKIRCGLADA, from the coding sequence ATGAGCTTTCTTCTGGGGCTTACCGGCTCAATCGGGATGGGCAAATCCACCACGGCCAGAATGTTTGCCGAGGAAGGCTGTGCCGTATGGGATGCGGATGCGGCGGTGCATCGGCTTTATGCCAGGGGCGGCGCGGCAGTCGCGCCTATGGGTGCGGCCTTTCCCGAGGCTGTCGAAGATGGCGGAATTTCACGAGAACGCCTGAAAGAGATCATTGACCGTGATCCGGCGGCACTCAAGGCCATCGAAAAAATTGTTCATCCGCTTGTCGCGCAGGATCGGGAGGCATTCATTGCCGGGTCTGAAACCGCGATTATCGTATTGGACATCCCGCTTTTGTTCGAAAACGGGTATGAAAAAAACGTGGATGCCGTGGCCTGCGTGACAGTTTCCCCAAACCTGCAAAAGCAGCGGGTCATGGAGCGTGGCACCATGTCCGAGGAGCAGTTCGAGGATATTCTATCCCGTCAAATGCCGAATGAGGAAAAGGTCGCCCATTCGGATTTTATCATTGAAACCGATACGCTTGAGCATGCGCGCGCGCAGGTTCATGATGTCGTCAGGAAAATCAGATGCGGGTTGGCTGATGCGTGA
- the mltA gene encoding murein transglycosylase A: MIRALRFVLCLLPWLALPATAEEVTRKILQFDELQGWQEDDHAAALQTFVNTCADMDDPDWRSLCALAQQGPDAKSFFELFFRPVVIENGSRPLFTGYFEPELNGSLRPSMRYQYPLYREPNVSKVSNPWLTRREIETGDVMADKGLEIAWVDDPVELFFLQIQGSGRIRLPDGRMIRVGYGGSNGHDYRSIGVELVRRGIYKAHQVSAQVIKNWVRRNPVAGRELLFHNPAYVFFRRLDEVPAHAGPLGAMNRSITPKRTVAVDPKYTPLGAPVWIEKGGKSPIQRLMVAQDTGSAIKGPQRADIFFGTGDAAGRAAGKLRDPGRLVVLMPIQRAFAMATDLLP, translated from the coding sequence ATGATCCGCGCGCTGCGGTTTGTCCTGTGTCTTTTGCCGTGGCTGGCCTTGCCCGCCACGGCCGAGGAGGTCACGCGTAAGATCTTGCAATTCGATGAATTGCAGGGTTGGCAAGAGGATGATCACGCCGCCGCGTTGCAGACCTTTGTGAATACCTGCGCGGATATGGATGACCCGGATTGGCGATCACTTTGCGCATTGGCCCAGCAGGGGCCTGATGCGAAATCGTTTTTCGAATTGTTCTTTCGCCCTGTAGTGATCGAAAATGGATCACGCCCCCTTTTTACCGGGTATTTCGAGCCGGAGTTGAACGGCTCTTTACGTCCGTCGATGCGCTATCAGTATCCTCTCTATCGGGAGCCGAACGTCTCGAAGGTGTCCAACCCGTGGCTGACCCGCCGCGAGATCGAAACCGGCGATGTCATGGCCGACAAGGGCCTTGAGATTGCCTGGGTCGATGACCCGGTCGAATTGTTCTTCCTGCAAATTCAGGGTTCGGGGCGTATACGCCTGCCGGATGGTCGGATGATCCGTGTTGGCTATGGCGGGTCGAATGGGCACGATTACAGGTCAATCGGTGTCGAATTGGTGCGGCGTGGAATTTACAAAGCACATCAGGTATCGGCGCAGGTGATCAAGAATTGGGTGCGGCGCAATCCTGTGGCGGGGCGTGAGCTTTTGTTTCATAATCCGGCCTATGTCTTTTTCCGCAGGTTGGATGAAGTGCCCGCACATGCCGGGCCGCTTGGCGCGATGAACAGGTCAATCACGCCAAAGCGCACGGTTGCCGTTGATCCAAAATACACACCTCTTGGTGCGCCGGTCTGGATTGAGAAGGGCGGCAAAAGCCCCATACAACGCCTGATGGTGGCGCAGGATACGGGCTCAGCCATCAAGGGGCCGCAACGTGCCGATATTTTCTTTGGCACGGGTGATGCCGCGGGGCGTGCCGCCGGGAAGTTGCGCGACCCTGGTCGGCTGGTCGTGCTGATGCCTATTCAGCGTGCCTTTGCCATGGCGACGGATCTGTTGCCATGA
- a CDS encoding FxsA family protein, translating to MWLFAAFLMVPLIEIALFIQVGGAIGLWPTLGIVILTAILGTWLVRTQGIMAMGNLRRSFSELDDPTEPLAHGAMILIAGALLLTPGFFTDGIGFALLAPPVRHAVFNYLRKRVHVQKFEMGPENPRRPRHPDIIETDYHEVDRNDPHSKGDSGWTRH from the coding sequence ATGTGGCTTTTCGCGGCATTTCTTATGGTCCCGCTGATCGAGATCGCGCTTTTCATTCAAGTCGGCGGTGCAATCGGGCTTTGGCCAACCCTTGGTATCGTGATCCTGACCGCGATCCTCGGCACGTGGTTGGTGCGGACGCAAGGCATCATGGCCATGGGGAATCTGCGGCGATCGTTTTCAGAGCTGGACGATCCGACGGAACCCTTGGCCCACGGTGCAATGATCCTGATTGCCGGTGCGTTGCTTCTGACGCCGGGGTTTTTCACCGACGGCATAGGTTTCGCCCTGCTCGCGCCGCCGGTCAGACATGCGGTTTTCAATTATCTGCGCAAGCGTGTTCATGTTCAAAAGTTTGAAATGGGTCCGGAAAACCCGCGCCGCCCGAGACATCCCGACATCATCGAAACAGACTATCATGAGGTTGATCGTAACGATCCTCATTCCAAGGGTGATTCCGGCTGGACAAGGCATTGA
- the secB gene encoding protein-export chaperone SecB — protein MAEETPGAQDQQQIKMNALTQFVRDLSFENILSQRGGSGEVQPDVQVGVNLDAKKRSTENQYEVIAKLSVSSKNKDSEDALFLLEMEYVGVFHVEGVPEDQLHPFLLIECPRMMFPFIRRIVSDVTRDGGFPPLNLENIDFVQLYRNEIARRQAAAEAEKKETPDA, from the coding sequence ATGGCCGAAGAAACACCCGGCGCACAAGACCAGCAACAGATCAAGATGAACGCCCTCACGCAATTCGTGCGGGATCTGTCGTTTGAAAACATCCTTTCGCAACGCGGCGGGAGCGGCGAAGTCCAGCCTGACGTGCAGGTTGGCGTGAACCTTGATGCAAAGAAGCGGTCAACAGAAAACCAATATGAAGTGATCGCGAAACTTTCAGTCAGCTCCAAGAACAAAGATAGTGAAGACGCACTCTTTTTGCTTGAGATGGAATACGTTGGCGTTTTCCATGTCGAGGGCGTTCCCGAAGATCAATTGCATCCTTTCCTTCTGATTGAATGTCCCCGGATGATGTTCCCCTTCATCCGCCGGATCGTCAGCGACGTGACCCGCGATGGAGGGTTCCCGCCGCTGAACCTTGAAAACATCGATTTCGTGCAGCTTTACCGCAATGAAATCGCACGTCGCCAAGCGGCGGCCGAGGCCGAGAAAAAAGAAACCCCTGACGCCTAA
- a CDS encoding Smr/MutS family protein — MTRRRLKPEELELWRKVAQTTEKLHPERKHVDTPLPKPTPRKSPQARIDGFDLGQNAKPKGNDHDLAPSVTERIKSAPVQMDRKTFGRLKRGKLVPEGKLDLHGMTMDRAHPALTAFILRAHAQGKRLVLVITGKGKDRDEGGPIPVRRGVLRHNVPHWLSTPPLAQVVLQVSEAHLKHGGGGAYYVYLRRAR, encoded by the coding sequence ATGACGCGCAGGCGCCTGAAGCCCGAGGAGCTTGAGCTGTGGCGTAAGGTCGCCCAGACGACCGAGAAACTCCACCCCGAGCGCAAGCATGTGGATACCCCCCTTCCCAAGCCGACACCGCGGAAAAGCCCGCAGGCACGGATTGATGGATTTGATCTGGGCCAAAACGCAAAACCCAAAGGCAATGATCATGATCTGGCGCCCAGTGTGACAGAGCGGATCAAGTCAGCGCCAGTGCAAATGGATCGCAAGACCTTTGGCAGGTTGAAGCGTGGAAAACTGGTGCCCGAAGGGAAGCTGGACCTGCATGGGATGACGATGGATCGGGCGCATCCGGCGCTGACGGCCTTCATCCTGCGGGCACATGCGCAGGGAAAGCGCCTTGTTCTGGTGATCACGGGGAAGGGCAAGGACCGCGACGAGGGCGGTCCGATCCCGGTGCGCCGAGGGGTCTTGCGCCATAACGTGCCGCATTGGCTGTCAACACCACCCTTGGCGCAGGTTGTCTTGCAGGTCAGCGAAGCGCATCTGAAACACGGTGGCGGCGGGGCCTATTACGTATATTTACGCCGCGCCCGATAG